A single genomic interval of uncultured Desulfobulbus sp. harbors:
- a CDS encoding NAD(P) transhydrogenase subunit alpha, whose product MNIAVMKEIHPGETRVPMIPTTVDRLVKLGAEVVVESGTGLTCRFDDAAYEAVGAKIATDRAEMLAKADMVLRLRKPPLEEIAHMRRGTMHVSYLDPFRERELVDAMVTGGISGVSLEMIPRTTLAQKMDVLSSQANLAGYVSVLLGCQHLDKILPMMTTPAGTIKPAKVFIIGVGVAGLQAIATARRLGARVEAFDTRPVVEEQVKSLGAKFVKVDLGETGQTKDGYATQLTPEQMEMQKQGMAKACAQADIVITTAQLFGRPAPRIVDGAMIKQMQPGSVIVDMAVETGGNVEGSVLDQVVEVDGVKVVGLGNLPGQVAQTASQMYSANLGNFVGHFWDKENNRFHLKLDDEIIKGALVTHDGELFSEMYKSIINK is encoded by the coding sequence ATGAACATTGCCGTGATGAAGGAAATCCATCCCGGGGAAACCCGGGTGCCGATGATTCCGACCACCGTTGATCGGTTGGTCAAACTCGGCGCCGAGGTGGTGGTCGAGTCCGGGACCGGTCTGACCTGCCGTTTTGACGATGCCGCCTACGAGGCGGTAGGTGCGAAAATTGCCACGGATCGTGCCGAGATGTTGGCTAAAGCCGATATGGTGCTCCGGTTGCGCAAGCCGCCGCTGGAAGAGATTGCACACATGCGCCGTGGAACGATGCATGTCAGTTACCTCGATCCGTTTCGCGAACGCGAGCTGGTGGATGCCATGGTAACGGGTGGCATCAGCGGCGTCAGCCTGGAGATGATTCCCCGCACCACGCTGGCGCAGAAGATGGATGTGCTCAGCTCACAGGCCAACCTGGCTGGTTATGTCTCAGTGCTGCTCGGCTGTCAGCACCTGGACAAGATCCTGCCGATGATGACCACGCCGGCCGGGACGATCAAACCGGCCAAGGTGTTTATCATCGGTGTCGGCGTTGCCGGTCTGCAGGCCATTGCTACGGCGCGAAGGCTCGGTGCCAGGGTCGAGGCCTTTGATACCCGTCCGGTGGTGGAGGAGCAGGTCAAGTCGCTGGGCGCCAAGTTCGTCAAGGTCGACCTGGGCGAAACCGGCCAGACCAAGGATGGCTATGCCACCCAGTTGACCCCGGAACAGATGGAGATGCAGAAGCAGGGCATGGCCAAGGCCTGTGCCCAGGCGGACATCGTCATCACCACTGCCCAGCTCTTTGGACGGCCGGCCCCGCGCATTGTCGATGGCGCCATGATCAAACAGATGCAGCCCGGATCGGTGATTGTTGATATGGCGGTGGAAACCGGCGGCAATGTCGAGGGCTCAGTCCTCGATCAGGTGGTGGAGGTCGATGGGGTCAAGGTGGTCGGTCTGGGCAATCTGCCCGGACAGGTGGCCCAGACCGCCAGCCAGATGTACTCTGCCAACCTGGGTAACTTTGTCGGTCATTTTTGGGACAAGGAAAATAACCGTTTTCACCTCAAACTGGACGACGAGATTATCAAGGGGGCCCTGGTCACCCACGATGGCGAGTTGTTTAGCGAAATGTACAAAAGTATCATCAACAAGTGA
- a CDS encoding flavodoxin family protein: MNILLFNGSPRKRGNTDLLLERIEQTIHRAGFKADHINLAHLRIHPCSGCGHCETQGQCIYNDDMVPLYEKIDQADRIVIGSPIYFYGVTAQTKAFIDRCQVLWSRKYLLGQIKLDRDARRGYMVSVAATDGGKIFDGARLTVRYAFDAMEFNYSGELLAKGVDAKGAIIEKTGCLMQAQQLGMDICKK, from the coding sequence ATGAACATCCTCCTCTTTAACGGCAGCCCCAGAAAGCGAGGGAACACCGACCTGCTGCTCGAACGCATCGAGCAAACCATTCACCGAGCCGGATTCAAGGCGGATCATATCAACCTGGCTCATTTGCGGATACACCCCTGCTCCGGTTGCGGCCACTGCGAGACCCAAGGCCAATGTATCTACAATGACGATATGGTGCCCCTCTATGAAAAAATTGACCAGGCCGACCGGATCGTTATCGGCTCACCGATCTATTTTTATGGTGTGACGGCCCAGACCAAGGCCTTCATTGATCGCTGTCAGGTTTTGTGGAGCCGTAAATACCTCCTTGGCCAGATTAAACTCGACCGTGATGCCCGTCGGGGCTACATGGTCAGCGTGGCGGCCACCGACGGCGGCAAGATTTTTGACGGCGCCCGCCTGACGGTTCGTTACGCCTTCGATGCCATGGAATTCAATTACAGCGGAGAGCTGCTGGCCAAGGGTGTTGATGCCAAAGGCGCCATTATTGAAAAGACCGGCTGTCTTATGCAGGCCCAGCAACTGGGAATGGATATCTGTAAAAAATAG
- a CDS encoding NAD(P) transhydrogenase subunit alpha — MTAVYLTFIFVLAIFLGFELISKVPSTLHTPLMSGSNAISGITLIGALAAMQTSHHGLTVFLGTLAVTLATINVVGGYLVTDRMLAMFKKKDQGGAQ; from the coding sequence ATGACTGCCGTCTATTTGACCTTTATCTTTGTGCTGGCAATATTTCTCGGCTTTGAACTGATCTCCAAGGTGCCTTCCACTCTGCACACGCCGCTGATGTCAGGTTCCAATGCGATCTCCGGTATCACCCTGATTGGTGCGCTGGCCGCCATGCAGACCTCGCATCACGGTCTCACCGTTTTCCTCGGCACTCTGGCCGTGACCCTGGCCACCATCAACGTTGTTGGCGGCTACCTGGTGACCGATCGCATGCTCGCCATGTTCAAGAAGAAAGACCAGGGAGGCGCGCAATGA
- a CDS encoding serine hydrolase — translation MKRLLCPLLFLSLLMTPIWASGKQLSVISQDPYISALVLDADNGKVLFEENADARVYPASVLKLMDLYVILNRIEQGMLKLDEMVPVTVEAAKTGGSQVYLDPKEQFTVDEMLFALMVQSANDAAVALATHIAGSKEGFVALMNQKAKELGMKNTVFHSVHGLPPGEGQEPDITTARDLAILCRELTKRPEALKYTSTRLKGFREDKFQMSNHNKLLSAYSGCDGLKTGYFTAAGFSIASTAKKGGVRIISLVMGSKDRKVRDKKAMELLSKGFTLVPPRPEQVAAVQAPVATPAPSQPVQASFASPPAEGEQAPPTADSGAPGDQQQTRPVSGWSIFFIGLGSGCVLVIAFFVVAGMLSRRRSTTIKSRYNIR, via the coding sequence ATGAAACGTTTGCTCTGCCCTCTGCTTTTTCTTTCTTTACTGATGACGCCGATATGGGCCAGCGGAAAACAGCTCAGCGTCATTTCTCAAGATCCTTATATTTCCGCGCTGGTCCTTGATGCCGATAACGGAAAGGTTTTATTCGAGGAAAACGCCGATGCCCGGGTGTATCCGGCCAGTGTTCTCAAGTTGATGGATCTCTACGTCATCCTCAACCGAATCGAGCAAGGGATGCTTAAACTCGATGAAATGGTCCCGGTCACCGTGGAGGCTGCAAAGACAGGGGGCTCTCAGGTCTATCTCGATCCCAAAGAACAGTTTACCGTGGACGAGATGCTCTTTGCCTTGATGGTGCAATCGGCCAACGATGCAGCCGTTGCCCTGGCCACCCACATTGCCGGTTCAAAAGAGGGCTTTGTGGCGCTGATGAATCAAAAGGCCAAAGAGTTGGGGATGAAGAATACCGTGTTTCATTCCGTGCACGGTCTTCCCCCTGGTGAAGGGCAAGAGCCCGATATCACCACGGCCCGCGATCTGGCCATCCTCTGCCGTGAACTGACCAAGAGGCCCGAGGCGCTCAAATACACCAGCACCAGGCTGAAGGGATTTCGCGAAGACAAGTTCCAGATGTCGAATCATAATAAGTTGTTGAGCGCCTACTCGGGTTGCGATGGACTGAAAACCGGCTATTTCACCGCAGCTGGTTTTTCCATAGCCTCCACCGCCAAAAAGGGTGGAGTGCGGATTATCTCCCTGGTCATGGGGAGCAAGGATCGCAAGGTTCGTGATAAAAAGGCCATGGAACTGCTTTCCAAGGGATTTACCCTCGTCCCACCCAGACCAGAACAGGTGGCAGCGGTACAAGCGCCTGTGGCCACACCCGCACCTTCACAACCGGTTCAAGCCTCCTTTGCCAGCCCGCCTGCAGAGGGGGAGCAGGCGCCTCCCACGGCTGACAGTGGTGCACCAGGCGACCAGCAGCAGACTCGTCCTGTGAGCGGTTGGAGTATCTTTTTTATCGGTCTGGGTTCGGGCTGCGTGTTGGTGATCGCCTTTTTCGTCGTGGCCGGAATGCTGTCAAGGCGACGATCCACAACCATAAAGTCCAGATACAATATCCGCTGA
- a CDS encoding transposase — protein MFHVKNHKQLNILDPWAHLGPKRRALLDNSWAGLFQKHILPELPVESLRHHYHDYNGRPTKELYAMMGVMILQQMHDCTDQEAVEQFCFNIQWHYALNITSCSDAAVYLSHKTLWTMRDHLASDASYAEIFDASLGILAKLLKADMNKQRMDSVHVKSNMRNLGRIGLFTKTIKKFLVNLKRHHREHFDQLDTELTQRYLSKSQASLFAMVKPTESTRTLDQLAADVLLLTERFAAVDEVSTMQSFKLLSRLFAEQCVIEEDTTADSGKKAVARPNKEVPSDSLQNPSDADAGYSSHKGQGYQVQLVENYTTTDERGPSLITQVAVESADQHDANALLPALAQLEQKAMLPQQMLADSLYGSDSNCETALQEHQVAVISPVMPGNQKKFNLTEFTLDDQGKVLTCPQVTAPDTVKKSKSGYSALFPIAVCQNCSSFDRCPVSIGKKGYYYRYTDKDIRLARRRQEEESPEFREKYRYRAGVEATMSEFDRRTGVKHLRVRGMKAVRFAAFMKAIGLNILRASRHWGEKTSPMTSFYSLFFFFLAFQTYFKELFREDFSTRTHEGTNFQPVASFRADWAV, from the coding sequence ATGTTTCACGTGAAAAACCACAAACAGCTCAACATCCTCGACCCATGGGCCCATTTGGGACCCAAACGACGCGCCCTCCTGGACAACTCATGGGCAGGTCTTTTTCAGAAGCATATCCTGCCTGAACTCCCGGTGGAGTCCCTGCGCCACCATTATCATGACTACAATGGCCGACCCACCAAGGAACTGTATGCCATGATGGGGGTGATGATCCTCCAGCAAATGCATGATTGTACTGATCAGGAGGCGGTTGAGCAGTTCTGTTTCAATATCCAGTGGCACTATGCCCTCAACATCACCTCGTGCTCCGACGCGGCTGTATACCTCAGCCACAAAACGCTCTGGACCATGCGCGATCACCTGGCCTCGGATGCGAGCTATGCCGAGATATTTGATGCCTCCCTGGGCATCCTGGCCAAGTTGCTCAAGGCCGATATGAATAAGCAGCGCATGGACTCGGTGCATGTCAAATCCAACATGCGCAATCTGGGTCGTATCGGGTTGTTCACCAAAACGATCAAGAAGTTCCTCGTCAACCTGAAGCGACACCACCGGGAACACTTTGATCAACTCGACACGGAGTTGACCCAACGGTATCTGAGCAAATCGCAGGCGTCTTTGTTCGCCATGGTCAAACCCACCGAGTCCACCCGCACCCTTGATCAGTTGGCTGCGGATGTGCTGCTCTTGACCGAGCGTTTTGCCGCCGTGGACGAGGTCAGCACCATGCAGAGCTTCAAACTGCTGAGCCGGTTGTTCGCCGAACAGTGTGTCATCGAGGAAGACACCACCGCCGATTCTGGCAAGAAAGCCGTGGCCCGGCCGAACAAGGAGGTGCCCTCCGATTCACTGCAAAACCCCTCCGATGCGGATGCCGGCTACAGCAGTCATAAAGGCCAAGGGTATCAGGTGCAGTTGGTGGAAAACTACACCACCACCGATGAGCGTGGACCATCCCTGATCACGCAGGTGGCGGTGGAATCCGCGGATCAGCATGATGCCAATGCCCTCCTGCCCGCCTTGGCCCAACTGGAGCAGAAGGCGATGCTGCCGCAGCAAATGCTGGCCGATTCCCTCTACGGCAGCGACAGCAATTGTGAAACGGCCCTGCAGGAGCATCAGGTGGCAGTCATCTCCCCGGTCATGCCGGGCAATCAGAAGAAGTTCAACCTGACCGAATTCACCCTTGATGACCAGGGCAAGGTTCTCACCTGCCCCCAGGTCACGGCACCCGACACGGTGAAGAAATCAAAATCCGGCTACAGCGCACTCTTCCCCATCGCTGTTTGTCAGAACTGCTCCTCGTTTGACCGGTGCCCCGTCTCCATCGGAAAAAAGGGCTATTACTACCGCTACACCGACAAGGATATCCGCCTGGCCCGACGGCGACAGGAAGAAGAAAGCCCGGAGTTCAGGGAGAAGTACCGGTACCGGGCCGGCGTTGAGGCGACCATGTCGGAATTCGACCGGCGCACCGGTGTCAAACATCTCCGGGTTCGTGGCATGAAAGCAGTGCGGTTTGCCGCCTTCATGAAGGCCATCGGCTTGAACATATTGCGGGCCAGCAGGCACTGGGGCGAGAAAACCAGCCCAATGACGTCCTTTTACAGCCTATTTTTTTTCTTTTTGGCTTTCCAAACATATTTCAAAGAACTTTTTCGGGAAGACTTCTCAACAAGAACTCACGAAGGCACAAACTTTCAACCAGTCGCTTCTTTTCGAGCGGATTGGGCGGTTTGA
- the mpl gene encoding UDP-N-acetylmuramate:L-alanyl-gamma-D-glutamyl-meso-diaminopimelate ligase: protein MISAELDSSLNCAPAEPHCIHLIGICGTGMAAMAAMLQQQGFVVTGSDENVYPPMSVFLAELGIEVMAGYKAENLASRPDLVIVGNVVRRTNPEAVELGRLAIPYLSMPQALGHYFLNGKKSLVVAGTHGKTTTSSLLATTLHRMGQTPGFMIGGLVEAFGRNSNVSDGLYFVVEGDEYDTAFFNKVSKFQHYQPYAAILTSVEFDHADIFADLGAIKASFAEFIGRIPTDGALVAHIEAPVVAELAAGNAACPVIGYGCSEQCEWRLDDLQVQGLSSEFTVYHKGEQLGRCRLPMPGLHNCLNALAVIALLHRLGFAFADICAGLGSFEGVKRRQQIRGVVGGITVVDDFAHHPTAVRETLNALRLAWPDNRLLVVFEPRTNSSRRAVFQQDYVRVFEAANQILIREHVPLDSVPLDAQFSSPKLAADLQTLGKEAASYPDTDAILERLSRICQSGDVVVILSNGGFDGIHERLLTLLKTR from the coding sequence ATGATATCCGCAGAACTCGATTCGTCCCTCAATTGCGCTCCGGCCGAACCACACTGCATTCACCTGATCGGCATCTGTGGCACCGGTATGGCTGCCATGGCTGCCATGCTCCAGCAGCAGGGTTTTGTCGTCACCGGCTCTGATGAGAACGTCTATCCGCCAATGTCGGTATTTCTGGCAGAACTCGGAATCGAGGTCATGGCCGGGTACAAGGCCGAAAACCTGGCGAGTCGTCCGGACCTGGTCATTGTCGGCAACGTAGTCAGGCGGACCAACCCCGAAGCCGTTGAGTTGGGCCGTCTGGCCATTCCTTACCTTTCCATGCCTCAGGCCTTGGGCCATTATTTTCTGAACGGCAAGAAGTCGCTGGTCGTTGCCGGAACCCACGGCAAGACCACCACTTCATCGCTCCTGGCCACCACCCTCCATCGCATGGGACAAACCCCAGGATTTATGATCGGTGGGTTGGTCGAGGCCTTTGGACGTAACTCCAATGTCAGCGATGGACTCTATTTTGTGGTGGAAGGGGATGAATACGACACCGCATTTTTTAATAAAGTCTCAAAATTCCAACATTATCAACCCTATGCCGCTATTCTTACCTCGGTTGAGTTTGATCACGCAGATATCTTTGCCGATCTCGGGGCGATTAAGGCCTCCTTTGCCGAATTCATCGGTCGCATTCCGACAGACGGGGCCCTTGTCGCTCATATCGAGGCCCCGGTGGTGGCCGAGTTGGCCGCTGGAAACGCCGCTTGCCCGGTGATCGGCTATGGCTGCTCCGAGCAGTGCGAATGGCGGCTGGACGATCTGCAGGTTCAGGGACTGAGTAGCGAGTTTACCGTTTACCATAAAGGGGAGCAACTCGGCCGTTGCCGTCTCCCCATGCCCGGACTGCACAACTGCCTCAACGCACTGGCGGTCATCGCCCTCTTGCACCGTTTGGGCTTTGCCTTTGCCGATATCTGCGCCGGGCTCGGTTCTTTTGAGGGGGTCAAGCGGCGGCAGCAGATCCGCGGCGTTGTAGGCGGCATCACCGTTGTCGACGATTTTGCCCATCATCCCACCGCGGTGCGAGAAACTCTGAATGCCCTACGCCTCGCCTGGCCCGACAATCGACTGCTGGTGGTCTTTGAACCGCGGACCAATTCCAGCAGGCGTGCGGTTTTTCAGCAGGATTACGTCCGTGTGTTTGAAGCTGCGAATCAGATTCTCATACGCGAGCATGTACCGCTGGACAGCGTCCCCCTGGACGCCCAGTTTTCTTCCCCCAAACTCGCCGCCGATCTGCAGACCCTTGGCAAAGAGGCCGCCTCCTACCCCGATACCGATGCCATCCTCGAACGTCTCTCCCGGATCTGTCAATCCGGGGACGTCGTGGTTATTCTTTCAAACGGCGGCTTCGATGGCATTCACGAACGACTGTTAACTCTGCTGAAAACCCGCTAA
- a CDS encoding ferritin-like domain-containing protein produces MHEKSITLLNQAVAEEITALHQYMYFHFHCDDQGYDLLAGLFKRTAIDEMLHVERLAERILFLGGDVDMKASDAVKTVQDVDEMLVMARQMELESAEHYNLWANECGANADSVSKKIFEDLVVDEENHYNQYDDEMANMKKFGANYLALQSIERSKTRAQRVPAGE; encoded by the coding sequence ATGCATGAAAAAAGCATTACCCTCCTCAACCAGGCCGTTGCCGAAGAAATCACTGCCCTGCACCAGTACATGTACTTCCACTTCCACTGCGATGATCAGGGATATGATCTGCTGGCCGGGTTGTTCAAGCGGACCGCCATCGACGAGATGCTCCATGTTGAACGGCTGGCCGAACGCATCCTGTTTCTCGGTGGCGATGTGGACATGAAGGCGTCGGATGCGGTCAAGACCGTGCAGGATGTCGACGAGATGCTGGTTATGGCCCGGCAGATGGAGTTGGAGAGTGCCGAGCATTACAATCTTTGGGCCAACGAGTGTGGCGCCAATGCCGACAGCGTTTCCAAAAAGATCTTTGAAGACCTGGTTGTGGATGAAGAGAATCATTACAACCAGTACGACGATGAAATGGCGAACATGAAGAAATTCGGTGCCAACTACCTGGCACTGCAATCGATCGAGCGCTCAAAAACTCGCGCCCAACGGGTTCCTGCAGGCGAATAA
- a CDS encoding CYTH domain-containing protein — protein sequence MAHEIERKFLLANDQWRGLVPGIHYRQGYLHADSACTVRVRIAGLKGYLTIKGATVGIGRTEYEYAIPLDEAQAMLDSLCPQPQIEKIRYTIPFAGFLWEVDEFLGVNQGLVVAEIELEHEDQRFDQPEWIGREVTGDARYYNAALCAIPFSQW from the coding sequence ATGGCGCACGAAATCGAACGAAAATTCCTATTGGCCAACGACCAATGGAGAGGCTTGGTCCCGGGGATCCATTACCGGCAGGGATACCTTCATGCCGACAGCGCCTGCACGGTTCGGGTTCGCATCGCCGGCCTAAAAGGCTATCTGACCATCAAAGGCGCAACGGTCGGCATCGGCAGAACCGAGTATGAATACGCCATCCCCCTGGATGAGGCCCAGGCCATGCTCGACAGTCTCTGCCCCCAGCCACAGATCGAAAAAATTCGCTACACAATCCCCTTTGCCGGTTTCTTGTGGGAGGTGGATGAATTCCTCGGCGTCAACCAGGGGCTGGTGGTGGCGGAAATCGAGTTGGAGCACGAGGACCAGAGATTTGACCAACCCGAATGGATCGGCAGAGAGGTTACCGGCGATGCACGCTATTACAATGCGGCTCTCTGCGCAATCCCTTTCAGTCAGTGGTGA
- a CDS encoding NAD(P)(+) transhydrogenase (Re/Si-specific) subunit beta translates to MSLVGINFVYVVSAALFIFGLKMLSSPATARRGNMVSALGMLIAVVVTLLSQGMDYRWILIGVLIGSAIGSTGAYMVKMTAMPEMVALFNGFGGLSSLLLAWSEYHQHPNMSLTIAIIATLSVFIGGVTFTGSMVAFGKLSGRISQKAIIFNGQHLINAAILGAVVLGGALFCLTPGTISGYLLFVVIVLVALGFGVTSTIPIGGADMPVVISLLNSYSGLAACAAGFVVSNNILIVAGALVGASGIILTKIMCKAMNRSLANVLFSGFGTTTAKGAGTDGPKGEVKPASAEDVYYILESADSVAFVPGYGLAVAQAQHVVKELGDLLEANGTEVVYAIHPVAGRMPGHMNVLLAEANVPYDQLVEMDEINPRMETIDVCVVIGANDVVNPAAVHEESSPIYGMPIIETFRARTVIVLKRSMNTGFAGIENELFYGENTRMYFGDAKASIQALVSEFKGGN, encoded by the coding sequence ATGAGTCTGGTGGGGATCAATTTTGTCTATGTGGTTTCGGCCGCTCTTTTTATCTTTGGCCTGAAGATGCTCAGTTCGCCGGCCACAGCCCGCCGCGGTAACATGGTTTCCGCCCTGGGGATGCTGATTGCCGTGGTCGTCACGCTGCTTTCCCAGGGGATGGATTACCGCTGGATCTTGATCGGTGTGCTCATCGGTTCGGCCATTGGCTCAACCGGCGCCTATATGGTCAAGATGACCGCCATGCCGGAGATGGTTGCCCTGTTCAACGGTTTCGGCGGTCTTTCCAGTCTGCTCTTGGCCTGGAGCGAATACCACCAGCACCCGAACATGAGTCTGACCATCGCCATTATCGCCACCCTTTCGGTCTTTATCGGTGGCGTCACCTTCACCGGATCCATGGTGGCCTTTGGCAAGCTTTCGGGACGAATTTCCCAGAAGGCGATCATCTTTAACGGCCAACACCTGATCAATGCCGCCATACTCGGTGCAGTGGTGCTCGGTGGAGCTCTGTTCTGCCTCACCCCGGGTACGATCAGCGGCTACTTGCTTTTTGTGGTGATCGTGCTGGTGGCCCTCGGCTTTGGTGTGACCTCCACCATTCCCATCGGCGGGGCGGACATGCCGGTGGTCATCTCCCTTTTGAACAGCTACTCCGGGTTGGCAGCCTGCGCCGCCGGTTTCGTGGTTTCCAACAACATCCTCATCGTGGCCGGTGCCCTGGTCGGCGCCAGCGGCATCATTCTCACCAAGATCATGTGCAAGGCCATGAACCGCAGCCTGGCCAACGTGCTCTTCTCCGGGTTTGGCACAACCACCGCCAAGGGAGCAGGGACAGACGGGCCCAAGGGTGAGGTCAAGCCGGCCAGCGCCGAGGATGTCTACTACATTCTTGAATCCGCCGATTCGGTTGCCTTTGTTCCCGGCTACGGTTTGGCCGTTGCCCAGGCACAGCATGTGGTCAAGGAGTTGGGCGATCTGCTCGAGGCCAACGGCACCGAGGTGGTCTATGCGATCCATCCCGTTGCCGGACGCATGCCCGGTCATATGAACGTGCTGCTGGCCGAAGCGAACGTCCCCTACGATCAGCTGGTGGAAATGGACGAGATCAATCCGCGGATGGAGACCATCGATGTCTGTGTGGTCATCGGTGCCAACGACGTGGTCAATCCGGCGGCGGTTCATGAGGAGTCGAGCCCGATTTACGGCATGCCGATCATTGAAACCTTCCGCGCGCGCACGGTTATCGTGCTCAAACGGTCGATGAACACCGGTTTTGCCGGTATTGAAAACGAGCTCTTTTATGGGGAGAACACCCGTATGTACTTCGGCGATGCCAAGGCCTCGATTCAGGCGCTGGTTTCGGAGTTCAAGGGCGGCAACTAA
- the ribB gene encoding 3,4-dihydroxy-2-butanone-4-phosphate synthase, protein MNQTLDVSLLSRFGNSTQRVERALDALRQGNGVLLVDDEDRENEGDLIYSAELLTVKQMALMIRECSGIVCLCLTDEKIRQLELPMMVENNTSKNRTAFTVTIEAREGVTTGVSAQDRVTTIRTAVAAGAKPSDLSHPGHVFPLRAQPDGVLTRRGHTEGTVDLMRLAGLQPAGVLCELTNVDGTMARLPEVVAFAESQEMVVLSIEDLVAYRQISLAAA, encoded by the coding sequence ATGAATCAGACCCTTGATGTTTCCCTCTTATCCCGTTTTGGCAACTCCACCCAGCGTGTCGAACGCGCCTTGGACGCTCTTCGGCAAGGCAACGGCGTTCTTCTGGTTGACGATGAAGATCGCGAAAACGAGGGTGATCTCATCTACTCCGCCGAACTTCTGACCGTCAAACAGATGGCCCTGATGATCCGCGAATGCAGCGGTATTGTCTGCCTCTGCCTCACGGACGAAAAGATCCGTCAGCTGGAATTGCCGATGATGGTGGAGAACAACACCAGCAAGAACCGCACGGCCTTCACCGTGACCATCGAGGCCCGGGAGGGCGTCACCACCGGCGTCTCGGCCCAGGATAGGGTCACCACCATTCGCACCGCAGTGGCCGCAGGGGCCAAACCATCCGATCTCTCCCACCCCGGCCATGTTTTTCCCCTCCGGGCCCAGCCCGACGGCGTCCTCACCCGTCGCGGTCACACCGAGGGAACGGTCGACCTGATGCGCCTGGCCGGTCTGCAGCCGGCAGGGGTGCTGTGCGAACTGACCAATGTCGACGGCACCATGGCCCGTCTGCCCGAGGTGGTTGCTTTTGCCGAATCGCAGGAGATGGTGGTTCTTTCCATCGAAGACCTGGTCGCCTATCGGCAAATCTCGCTGGCAGCGGCGTAA
- a CDS encoding IS1634 family transposase has translation MYLRTTKRKNKNGTVTEYLQLAHNERNPETNSTVARIIHSFGRADQLDREALVRLARSIARVCGVTIVDPAGSEEAQGGGLPDDLEILRTVELGTVLVIETLWERLGIGKALRTLLDKGKYAVAYDQALLAMTANRLCAPESKLGVWDRWLEQVHLPKCQGLKLRQMYEAMDFLHKHIDAVEEAVFFQTANLFNLSVDLIFYDTTTASFSIDYEDEEDENDGLRQYGHSKEGTWTPQIVVALAVTREGLPVKSWVFPGNTADVSTIERIRKDLRGWNLGRALFVADSGMNSSANREELARACGKYLLATRMASVAEIKKEVLSQPGRFTTFTDSLQAKEVVIGDGERRRRYILCFNPKEAERQRIHREEIVGMLEEELANHKDRMLLPNGQSNCWPQNDTSGT, from the coding sequence ATGTATCTGCGAACCACGAAACGAAAAAACAAGAACGGCACCGTTACCGAGTATCTCCAGCTCGCCCACAACGAGCGGAATCCGGAGACCAACTCCACCGTTGCCCGCATCATCCACAGCTTCGGACGCGCCGATCAGCTCGACCGTGAGGCCTTGGTGCGGCTCGCCCGATCTATAGCCAGAGTCTGCGGGGTAACCATTGTTGACCCCGCTGGTAGCGAGGAGGCTCAAGGTGGTGGACTGCCCGACGATCTTGAGATCCTGCGCACAGTCGAACTCGGCACAGTGCTGGTCATCGAAACCCTTTGGGAGCGGTTGGGTATCGGCAAAGCGCTGCGGACTCTGCTGGACAAAGGCAAGTATGCCGTTGCCTATGACCAGGCCCTGCTGGCCATGACCGCCAATCGTCTCTGCGCACCGGAATCCAAACTCGGTGTTTGGGATCGGTGGCTGGAGCAGGTCCATCTGCCCAAATGCCAAGGCCTGAAACTGCGGCAGATGTACGAGGCGATGGATTTCCTCCACAAGCATATCGACGCGGTAGAGGAGGCTGTCTTTTTCCAGACCGCCAACTTGTTCAACCTCTCGGTTGATCTGATCTTTTACGATACGACGACGGCTTCATTCTCCATTGATTACGAGGACGAGGAAGACGAAAACGACGGTCTGCGTCAGTACGGTCATTCCAAAGAGGGCACGTGGACGCCGCAAATCGTGGTCGCCCTGGCGGTTACCCGAGAGGGATTGCCGGTAAAAAGTTGGGTTTTTCCCGGTAACACGGCGGATGTATCCACGATCGAGCGTATCAGAAAGGACCTGCGAGGCTGGAACCTCGGTCGAGCGCTGTTCGTGGCCGACTCGGGTATGAACTCCTCCGCTAACCGAGAAGAACTTGCACGGGCCTGTGGCAAATACCTGCTCGCCACCCGCATGGCATCGGTGGCCGAAATCAAGAAAGAGGTCCTCTCGCAACCAGGTCGCTTCACCACCTTCACCGACAGCCTGCAAGCCAAGGAGGTTGTTATCGGCGATGGCGAGCGACGGCGGCGATACATCCTCTGCTTCAACCCAAAGGAAGCAGAGCGGCAACGAATACATCGAGAAGAGATCGTCGGCATGCTCGAAGAGGAGCTTGCCAACCATAAGGACCGTATGCTTCTACCCAATGGGCAGTCGAACTGCTGGCCTCAAAACGATACAAGCGGTACCTGA